One genomic window of Leptospira paudalimensis includes the following:
- a CDS encoding NADH-quinone oxidoreductase subunit B has translation MGLTETLSKPGEMFGDMFQVATLDNVVQWGQSFSLWPYPFATACCGIEYMSTSCADYDIARFGAERPSFSPRQADMILVLGTITYKMAPVLRQIYDQLAEPKFVISVGACASSGGMFHTYGVLQGVDRILPVDVYVPGCPPRPEALLDALVKLQKKVQSQGLEARRQEVMKKIQEINERNKPLVVA, from the coding sequence ATGGGATTAACAGAAACACTATCCAAACCAGGTGAGATGTTTGGTGACATGTTCCAAGTTGCCACTCTCGACAATGTGGTACAGTGGGGGCAAAGTTTTTCTTTGTGGCCTTATCCTTTTGCGACTGCTTGTTGTGGGATTGAATACATGAGTACTTCCTGTGCCGATTATGACATCGCTCGTTTTGGTGCCGAACGTCCTTCTTTTTCTCCTCGCCAAGCCGACATGATTTTAGTTCTCGGAACCATTACCTATAAAATGGCTCCCGTATTACGCCAGATATACGACCAATTGGCAGAACCAAAATTTGTAATTTCTGTAGGAGCCTGCGCTTCTTCTGGTGGTATGTTTCACACCTACGGTGTGTTACAAGGTGTTGACCGAATCCTCCCTGTGGATGTGTATGTTCCTGGTTGTCCACCAAGACCAGAAGCACTACTTGATGCCCTAGTCAAGTTACAGAAAAAAGTCCAAAGCCAAGGTTTGGAAGCTCGCCGCCAAGAAGTCATGAAGAAGATCCAAGAGATCAACGAACGAAACAAACCCCTCGTAGTGGCATGA
- a CDS encoding NADH-quinone oxidoreductase subunit A, which yields MGSAPDSFAPILLQLLLGVGFSALILSLAFLLNPKKKSKPQDTFECGVTYYGDARGLFNIKFYLVAVLFILFDIEAVFLYPWAVNLIGFKEAGLGTFFLFEMFFFLLILVVGLYYIWKKGALEWD from the coding sequence ATGGGATCCGCACCGGATAGTTTTGCACCAATCCTCTTACAACTTTTGCTCGGAGTCGGTTTCTCCGCTCTGATCTTATCACTTGCCTTTCTTTTAAACCCAAAGAAAAAATCAAAACCACAAGATACCTTTGAATGTGGTGTCACCTATTATGGAGATGCCAGAGGACTCTTTAATATCAAGTTTTACTTGGTAGCGGTTCTTTTTATCCTCTTTGATATTGAAGCAGTGTTTTTATACCCTTGGGCTGTGAATCTCATTGGATTCAAAGAAGCAGGTTTAGGTACGTTTTTTCTTTTCGAAATGTTTTTCTTTTTACTCATCCTTGTGGTGGGTCTATATTATATCTGGAAAAAAGGAGCACTGGAATGGGATTAA
- a CDS encoding replication-associated recombination protein A encodes MDSLFSNSKQVPLAHLVRPKTWSEFVGQTKVVSALRSITKPTSILFYGPPGTGKTTLAHLLAESWKLEKRYLSCVTSGVKEVREVLEEGKRLGTIVLFLDEIHRFSSSQQDALLSAVEEGEIILIAATTENPSFRVNKALLSRMLVYRLTTLTEEEEDQIFSACLSKQNTNRTIPEVVKQELFRRSAGDARKLLGYLERILSATKEGEEVTEERLSVILGDTLVTYDKNSESHYDIISAFIKSLRGSDPDAALFYLALMLEGGEDPLFIARRLVIFASEDVGNASVHALPLAIATWQAVERVGMPEGRIPLGQCTTFLASAPKSNASYVAINEALAFVKARNKSFQIPNHLRNAPTATHRNEGAGEGYKYPHDFPGHFLKEQYFPESFYPNPPSFYSPSNQGMEKNLKEQLERLWGERY; translated from the coding sequence TTGGATTCCCTTTTTTCTAATTCCAAACAAGTGCCTCTTGCCCACTTGGTGAGGCCAAAAACTTGGTCCGAATTTGTAGGCCAAACAAAAGTAGTCTCTGCATTACGATCCATTACCAAACCCACATCCATTTTATTCTACGGTCCTCCTGGGACTGGAAAAACCACACTTGCTCACCTGCTTGCTGAATCATGGAAATTGGAAAAACGATACTTAAGTTGTGTGACCAGTGGTGTAAAAGAAGTGAGAGAAGTCTTAGAAGAAGGGAAACGTCTCGGAACCATTGTCCTTTTTTTGGATGAGATCCACCGATTTTCATCCTCCCAACAAGATGCATTATTATCCGCAGTGGAAGAAGGGGAAATCATCCTCATCGCCGCCACCACAGAAAACCCAAGTTTTCGCGTGAACAAAGCCTTACTTTCGAGGATGTTAGTCTACCGCCTCACCACTCTCACTGAAGAGGAAGAGGACCAAATTTTTTCCGCATGCCTTTCCAAACAAAACACAAACCGAACGATTCCAGAAGTGGTGAAACAGGAACTCTTTCGAAGGAGTGCCGGGGATGCCCGAAAACTCCTTGGTTATTTAGAAAGGATTTTGAGTGCCACAAAGGAAGGGGAAGAGGTCACAGAAGAAAGATTGTCTGTCATCCTTGGAGATACCCTTGTCACCTATGATAAAAATAGTGAAAGCCATTATGATATCATTTCTGCCTTTATCAAATCCCTACGGGGAAGTGATCCAGATGCTGCCTTATTTTATCTGGCGCTGATGCTCGAAGGTGGGGAAGACCCACTCTTTATTGCCAGAAGGCTTGTGATTTTTGCCAGTGAAGATGTGGGAAATGCAAGTGTCCATGCCCTTCCTCTTGCGATTGCCACTTGGCAGGCGGTAGAACGAGTGGGAATGCCAGAGGGAAGGATCCCTCTTGGGCAATGTACCACTTTCCTTGCCTCTGCTCCAAAATCTAATGCTAGTTATGTGGCAATTAATGAGGCATTGGCCTTTGTGAAAGCAAGGAACAAATCCTTTCAAATCCCAAACCATTTGCGAAATGCACCCACGGCCACTCACCGTAACGAAGGAGCGGGAGAAGGTTACAAATACCCTCATGATTTTCCAGGACATTTCCTGAAAGAACAATACTTCCCTGAGTCCTTTTATCCGAACCCTCCAAGTTTTTATTCTCCTTCCAACCAAGGGATGGAGAAAAATCTGAAAGAACAATTGGAACGATTGTGGGGGGAGCGGTATTGA
- a CDS encoding YqaA family protein — MTKEQDTSINLRTLFLQTILSIVIVLAIVFGLAYFFRKELLGFSEHFVRIFGFVGLFFGMILSDSLPAFVPPDAFLMLAITGEMDPLKTILSMSVGSIIGGTIAYYIGLYLIPRFHLGRQMVLHYEDKLLPYIRKFGFGAVVLSALTPIPYSWMAYTVGTFKMPYRLFFLGSLFRFVRISVYFYAMYIGWITGG; from the coding sequence ATGACAAAAGAACAAGATACATCCATCAATTTAAGAACCTTATTTTTGCAAACTATCCTCTCCATTGTAATCGTTCTTGCCATTGTGTTTGGCCTTGCGTATTTTTTTCGAAAGGAACTACTTGGGTTTAGCGAACATTTTGTCCGCATTTTTGGTTTTGTCGGTTTATTTTTTGGGATGATCCTCTCGGATAGCCTTCCTGCTTTTGTGCCTCCCGATGCTTTTTTGATGTTAGCCATTACAGGTGAGATGGACCCACTAAAGACCATCTTATCGATGTCAGTCGGGAGTATCATTGGTGGAACCATTGCCTATTACATTGGGCTTTATCTCATCCCCAGGTTCCATTTGGGTCGCCAGATGGTTTTACACTATGAAGACAAACTTCTCCCTTACATTCGAAAATTTGGATTTGGTGCAGTGGTTCTAAGTGCCCTCACTCCTATTCCGTATTCTTGGATGGCATATACCGTAGGCACGTTTAAGATGCCTTACCGTTTGTTTTTTTTGGGGTCCCTTTTTCGGTTTGTTCGTATCTCTGTTTATTTTTATGCGATGTATATCGGCTGGATTACGGGAGGCTAA
- the pth gene encoding aminoacyl-tRNA hydrolase, whose translation MIHFLIVGLGNPGDKYKNTRHNIGFMIVDALASEFGVSFKDAKKYAETTHTWEGDKIHLLKPLEFMNLSGKATQTLANLYKIPPSQILVVQDEVDLPFGKIKNKIGGGTAGHNGLKDIVAKLGSQDFHRLRFGVGKPEKGGMEVADFVLQNFNAEEKTQLQTLINDSVSKIEDWIRTNRNLLLKETKA comes from the coding sequence ATGATTCACTTTTTAATTGTTGGTCTTGGAAATCCTGGTGATAAATACAAAAACACCCGCCATAATATTGGGTTTATGATCGTAGATGCTTTGGCTTCTGAATTTGGTGTCTCCTTTAAGGACGCCAAAAAATATGCAGAAACCACTCATACCTGGGAAGGGGATAAAATCCATTTATTGAAACCCTTGGAGTTTATGAACCTTTCTGGAAAAGCAACACAAACTCTTGCCAATTTGTACAAAATCCCTCCCTCACAAATCCTTGTAGTCCAAGACGAAGTCGATTTGCCATTTGGAAAAATCAAAAACAAAATCGGTGGGGGAACTGCTGGCCATAATGGTCTAAAAGACATCGTGGCAAAACTTGGATCCCAAGATTTCCATCGCCTAAGGTTTGGTGTGGGCAAACCCGAAAAAGGGGGGATGGAAGTGGCTGACTTTGTTCTGCAAAACTTCAATGCAGAAGAAAAAACGCAGTTGCAGACACTCATCAATGACTCTGTTTCCAAAATCGAAGATTGGATCCGAACGAATCGCAACCTTCTCTTAAAAGAAACCAAGGCATAA
- the cimA gene encoding (R)-citramalate synthase CimA, translated as MTELNSKIEILDVTLRDGEQTNGVSFSWQQKLNITKHLLKDLKTDRVEIASARVSPGEFEAVQKIIEWAKGEGLQDRIEILGFVDSDKTVEWMKGTGVKVLNLLTKGSLNHLTNQLRKTPEEHFSDIKQTVDFASAAGITVNVYLEDWSNGYLHSRDYVIQYLQTVSKFPIKRFYLADTLGVLSPEEVRTAVTDLVSLFPNLWFEFHGHNDYDLAVANCLEAVKAGVRGLHVAVNGLGERAGNSPLEAVVTALHDKTKFRTSVVEKEITSASRLVEVFSGKRISDNRPIVGEDVFTQTAGVHADGDKKGNLYANPILPERFGRSRLYALGKLAGKASITENLKQLGMVLSPEIEKKVLARVIELGDQNKTVTKEDLPYIISDITGENLESSFRIETCTVTSGIGVKPKAEVKVKYQGKLYEGKGEGDGGYDAFMNALGTILKTLGIQIPKLFDYEVRIPPGGNTNALVETVITWKKEGDNHPIRTIGIDSDQQVAAVKATERMLHIILGSL; from the coding sequence ATGACAGAACTAAATTCCAAAATAGAAATTTTAGACGTAACTTTACGGGATGGGGAACAAACCAATGGTGTTTCTTTCTCTTGGCAACAAAAGCTAAATATCACCAAACACCTTTTAAAGGATCTAAAAACAGACCGTGTGGAAATTGCAAGTGCCAGAGTTTCCCCTGGTGAATTTGAAGCTGTCCAAAAAATCATCGAATGGGCAAAAGGGGAAGGACTTCAAGATAGGATCGAAATTTTAGGATTTGTTGACTCTGACAAAACTGTGGAGTGGATGAAAGGCACTGGAGTGAAAGTTTTAAACCTTTTGACAAAAGGGTCACTAAACCACCTAACAAACCAACTTCGAAAAACTCCCGAAGAACATTTTTCCGATATCAAACAAACAGTGGATTTTGCGAGTGCAGCAGGGATCACAGTCAATGTTTATTTAGAAGACTGGTCCAATGGATATTTACATTCCAGAGACTATGTCATTCAGTATTTACAAACTGTTTCAAAGTTTCCGATCAAACGTTTTTATTTGGCTGATACATTAGGTGTTTTGTCACCAGAAGAAGTGAGAACGGCTGTGACAGACCTTGTCAGTTTATTTCCCAATTTATGGTTTGAGTTTCATGGGCATAATGATTATGACCTAGCAGTTGCAAATTGTCTGGAAGCAGTGAAGGCAGGAGTGCGAGGTCTTCATGTCGCGGTGAACGGTCTTGGGGAACGAGCAGGGAATTCTCCATTAGAAGCTGTAGTAACAGCACTCCATGACAAAACAAAATTTAGAACCTCTGTTGTCGAAAAAGAAATCACAAGTGCTTCGAGACTTGTGGAAGTATTCTCAGGAAAACGAATCTCAGATAACAGGCCCATTGTGGGAGAAGATGTTTTCACACAAACGGCAGGTGTCCATGCCGATGGAGACAAAAAGGGGAATTTATATGCAAACCCCATCCTTCCGGAACGTTTTGGTAGAAGCCGCTTGTATGCACTCGGTAAGTTAGCGGGCAAAGCAAGTATCACTGAAAACTTAAAACAATTGGGTATGGTGCTTTCTCCTGAGATCGAAAAGAAGGTTCTTGCAAGAGTGATTGAACTTGGAGACCAAAATAAAACTGTCACCAAAGAGGATTTACCTTACATCATCTCTGATATCACCGGGGAAAACTTAGAATCTAGTTTTCGGATCGAAACATGCACAGTCACAAGTGGCATTGGTGTTAAACCAAAGGCTGAAGTGAAAGTGAAGTACCAAGGAAAACTCTATGAAGGAAAAGGGGAAGGTGATGGTGGTTACGATGCCTTTATGAATGCCCTCGGAACCATTTTAAAAACCTTAGGGATTCAAATCCCAAAACTCTTTGATTATGAAGTGAGGATTCCACCAGGTGGGAATACCAATGCTCTCGTGGAAACCGTCATCACTTGGAAAAAAGAGGGAGACAATCACCCGATCCGCACCATTGGTATTGATTCGGACCAACAAGTTGCTGCAGTAAAAGCCACCGAACGAATGTTACATATTATCCTTGGGAGTTTATGA
- a CDS encoding Smr/MutS family protein translates to MRTIYIRKLRFEEARTKLERELHEAFMDGETYVEILHGIGEGVLRRMAIDYVTSSGFLKLVESDPMFRQNPGSTLVEILAPSKEYINRLKA, encoded by the coding sequence GTGCGTACCATTTACATCCGCAAACTCCGATTCGAAGAAGCTCGGACCAAACTCGAGAGAGAACTCCATGAAGCCTTTATGGACGGGGAAACCTATGTGGAAATCCTACATGGGATTGGGGAAGGGGTATTACGCCGAATGGCGATTGACTACGTGACCTCCTCAGGGTTTTTGAAATTAGTGGAATCCGACCCAATGTTTCGACAGAACCCCGGAAGTACCCTTGTGGAAATCCTAGCGCCTTCCAAAGAATACATCAATCGATTGAAAGCATGA
- a CDS encoding response regulator: protein MNLSQIKNEKNAILCVDDEPILLLSLVQELKREIGGSYTYETAQNPEEAMEVIDDLCQSGVEVILILSDWLMPGMRGDEFLIKVHQKYPHIKSILISGHADRDAINRVKEEAKTYAIFSKPWNTKELLDAVRFCCNLT from the coding sequence TTGAATTTATCGCAGATCAAAAACGAGAAAAATGCCATTCTATGTGTTGATGATGAACCAATCCTCCTTCTTTCTCTCGTACAAGAACTGAAAAGGGAGATTGGTGGCAGTTACACATATGAAACCGCACAAAACCCAGAGGAAGCGATGGAAGTGATCGATGACCTTTGCCAATCAGGTGTGGAAGTGATTCTCATTTTGTCCGACTGGCTCATGCCTGGGATGCGTGGAGACGAATTTCTCATCAAAGTCCACCAAAAATACCCTCATATCAAATCCATCCTCATTTCTGGGCATGCAGATCGGGATGCGATCAACCGTGTGAAAGAAGAAGCCAAAACCTATGCAATTTTTTCCAAACCTTGGAATACCAAGGAACTTTTGGATGCAGTTCGTTTCTGTTGCAATTTGACCTAA
- a CDS encoding sensor histidine kinase, protein MAEIIVWLEFIISKIPLPILEVWGRFSFLLGALIAVFAYTGFTFRNGKQFRISREVWTWNLKSFYFFLITFVSIFATGYLGSSIVLIPGAQTLESLKDLSVFLCLNFFGYPALLAVPFAYGLSDLIEGVPPDFLWDWLPGYFINPSLFWLSYQMIGKSPNFSKVRIWIYYFIFVFLFLLLEPFLWGFLCSKQFGSEISYHTISSALIFTTGITWILAPLITFLLYPIVKKIGYFWAEIPFQVKEVSITEPRMVWVSASNLGTSNEQYAEERTGISLQLFIVAPFVCLVLFLVGITSYVTLKNAEESAYHMVEILHKQWSKNIQLQLSELESATGSINSNPILLQQLLDASVVNTQGKVYLLDSHLTLISGLSNEPKSSRLLETLRVELKKQASDLHYPETHLSFSVVTKKPLSRENWNANVSRFEIPKEKNTIYLVTLFPYSFYLSGVYTGNSESAMVFAWAILLSLILAVVLAELVTRPILRFSSASKSLAKGDWDFPVGESMIAELRGLSDAFRFMSKELKSSFERVSASQRMVMETNSNLEKIVNDRTVALMESNKNLLETIATKERILLDLHNAQNQLLLSEKLAALGQFAAGITHELNTPLGAISSSVRAMSEILKKDILLLPKFLETLNHEELEDFQTLLLLSVNFGDRSSGLMSRAEKKERMAQLKEKNISNPDDILDHLTSIGVTNWDSQIFSIIEKPGASHLLQNVVTLGSLYRLVYVVQSATEKASHVVNALKHYLYTDQSVADSNSQQVNIPSELDSILTLYQAKIKKDVEIIKNYFTSDSCLADRDKLNQVWINLINNALQAMDYKGKIRISVTTESDFILTSIKDNGKGIDPEIQDKVFLPFFTTKKHGEGIGLGLDICKQIVEKMNGKIDFISDATGTEFRVYIPKVMEGERV, encoded by the coding sequence ATGGCAGAGATCATCGTTTGGTTAGAGTTCATCATTTCCAAAATTCCACTGCCAATCTTAGAAGTTTGGGGTCGATTTTCGTTTTTACTCGGCGCTCTCATTGCTGTTTTTGCTTATACTGGTTTTACGTTTCGGAATGGAAAACAATTCCGAATCTCCAGGGAAGTATGGACATGGAATCTCAAAAGTTTCTATTTTTTTCTCATTACCTTTGTCTCAATTTTTGCTACAGGTTATTTAGGTAGTTCCATTGTCCTGATCCCTGGAGCACAGACCTTAGAAAGTCTTAAGGATTTATCAGTCTTTTTATGCCTTAATTTTTTTGGCTATCCTGCCTTACTCGCAGTGCCATTTGCCTATGGTCTTTCTGATTTGATAGAAGGGGTTCCTCCTGATTTTTTATGGGACTGGTTACCTGGTTATTTCATTAATCCATCCTTGTTTTGGCTCTCCTACCAAATGATTGGAAAATCACCAAATTTCAGTAAGGTGAGAATCTGGATTTATTATTTTATATTTGTATTTTTATTTTTATTACTCGAACCATTTTTATGGGGGTTTTTATGTTCCAAACAATTTGGATCTGAAATTTCCTATCATACAATTAGTTCTGCTCTCATCTTCACAACTGGAATTACTTGGATCCTTGCACCACTGATCACATTTTTGTTGTATCCGATTGTTAAAAAAATTGGATACTTTTGGGCTGAAATTCCTTTCCAAGTAAAGGAAGTTAGTATCACAGAACCAAGAATGGTTTGGGTTTCCGCATCGAATCTTGGGACTTCAAACGAACAATATGCGGAAGAGAGAACAGGGATATCCTTGCAATTATTCATCGTTGCACCATTTGTTTGTTTGGTTTTGTTTTTAGTTGGGATTACATCGTATGTGACTTTAAAAAATGCAGAAGAATCTGCTTACCATATGGTTGAAATTTTACACAAACAATGGTCAAAAAATATCCAATTGCAATTATCGGAATTGGAATCAGCTACTGGCTCCATAAACTCGAATCCCATTCTACTCCAACAATTATTAGATGCTTCCGTGGTAAATACCCAAGGTAAGGTGTATTTGTTAGATTCTCACCTAACGCTCATTTCTGGTTTGTCGAACGAACCAAAATCATCACGACTTCTAGAAACCTTACGTGTCGAATTAAAAAAACAAGCAAGTGACCTTCATTACCCAGAAACTCATTTGAGTTTTTCTGTTGTGACAAAAAAACCACTCTCGAGAGAAAATTGGAATGCCAATGTTTCGAGATTCGAGATCCCCAAAGAAAAAAATACCATCTACTTAGTTACGCTGTTCCCATATTCCTTTTATTTGAGTGGAGTGTATACAGGGAATAGTGAGTCGGCTATGGTATTTGCTTGGGCCATTCTTTTAAGTCTTATCCTCGCTGTTGTATTAGCGGAACTTGTCACAAGACCAATCTTACGATTTTCTTCCGCTTCCAAATCACTGGCAAAGGGAGATTGGGATTTTCCTGTGGGTGAGAGTATGATCGCAGAACTCCGAGGACTTTCCGATGCCTTTCGTTTTATGTCGAAGGAATTAAAATCCAGTTTTGAACGAGTGAGTGCAAGCCAACGGATGGTGATGGAAACCAATAGTAATTTGGAAAAAATCGTCAATGACCGAACGGTAGCACTGATGGAAAGTAACAAGAATTTACTGGAAACCATTGCTACCAAAGAACGAATTTTACTCGATCTTCATAATGCACAAAACCAGTTGTTACTTAGTGAAAAATTAGCGGCACTTGGGCAATTTGCTGCTGGAATCACTCATGAATTGAATACACCACTCGGTGCCATTTCCTCAAGTGTGCGTGCCATGTCAGAAATTTTAAAAAAAGATATCCTTCTCCTTCCAAAATTTTTAGAAACCCTTAACCACGAGGAATTGGAAGATTTTCAAACATTACTTTTGTTAAGTGTTAATTTTGGAGATAGAAGTTCAGGTCTTATGAGTCGTGCGGAAAAAAAGGAAAGGATGGCACAACTCAAGGAAAAGAATATTTCCAATCCAGATGATATACTCGACCATCTAACATCGATTGGAGTCACAAATTGGGATTCTCAAATCTTTTCGATTATAGAAAAACCAGGAGCTAGCCATCTTTTGCAAAACGTTGTAACTTTGGGTAGTTTGTACCGATTGGTATATGTGGTTCAATCTGCTACGGAAAAAGCCTCACATGTAGTGAACGCACTCAAACATTATTTGTATACTGACCAATCTGTTGCCGACTCTAACTCACAACAGGTGAATATTCCTTCAGAATTGGATTCAATTTTAACTTTATACCAGGCAAAAATTAAAAAAGATGTGGAAATCATTAAGAACTATTTCACATCTGATTCTTGTTTGGCGGATCGCGATAAACTCAACCAAGTTTGGATCAATTTAATCAATAATGCTTTACAAGCAATGGATTATAAGGGTAAAATAAGAATTTCAGTCACAACCGAATCAGACTTTATTCTAACATCCATTAAGGATAATGGAAAAGGAATTGATCCCGAAATCCAAGACAAAGTTTTTTTGCCCTTCTTTACGACAAAAAAACATGGAGAAGGGATTGGGCTTGGGCTTGACATTTGTAAACAAATCGTGGAAAAAATGAATGGAAAAATTGATTTTATTTCAGACGCTACTGGAACGGAATTCAGGGTGTATATACCAAAAGTAATGGAAGGGGAAAGAGTTTGA
- the mutY gene encoding A/G-specific adenine glycosylase codes for MSPQKKLHDWYLLHKRDLPFRKKKQAYPIWISEVMLQQTRVAAMLPLFENFLNRFPNPEELAKASEEEVLAHWKGLGYYSRARNIRKAAIQLVSLYNGSFPKDLELVLKLPGIGNYTARAVLSIAYDLPYAVLDGNVKRVLSRYVGYTKNILGPKADLELQEKANEFLNLEFPGDHNQAMMELGATICLPESPKCLVCPLMEGCFARIHGKTKEIPIREKYQKQIVLQGEIWIVQKDDVYLLIKEPKNRFLKGMFHLPYGFLGELPNNEYKPSDFFHFLGSLKGQSQNLGTIKHTITHHKLEYSVPHLKLNQTKELESFLKTLDIDFKWVKLDSLETEFPSSLAKKVKKILLY; via the coding sequence TTGAGCCCACAGAAAAAACTTCACGATTGGTATTTATTACACAAACGTGATCTACCATTTCGTAAAAAGAAACAAGCATATCCCATTTGGATCTCTGAGGTGATGTTGCAGCAAACTCGAGTTGCTGCGATGTTACCTTTGTTTGAAAATTTCCTCAATCGTTTTCCAAACCCTGAAGAGTTAGCTAAGGCAAGTGAAGAAGAAGTCCTCGCCCATTGGAAGGGGCTTGGGTATTATAGCCGTGCTCGGAACATCCGAAAAGCAGCCATCCAACTTGTCAGTTTATACAATGGTTCCTTTCCAAAAGACTTAGAGTTAGTTTTAAAATTACCTGGAATTGGAAATTATACAGCACGAGCTGTTTTATCCATTGCCTATGATTTACCGTATGCAGTACTTGATGGAAATGTAAAACGTGTACTTTCGCGTTACGTTGGTTATACGAAAAATATTCTCGGTCCAAAGGCAGATTTAGAGCTCCAAGAGAAGGCAAATGAATTTTTAAACTTAGAATTTCCAGGCGACCATAACCAAGCCATGATGGAACTTGGGGCAACCATCTGCTTACCCGAATCTCCTAAATGTTTGGTCTGCCCACTCATGGAAGGATGTTTTGCTAGAATCCATGGGAAAACAAAAGAAATTCCCATTCGGGAGAAATACCAAAAGCAAATTGTTTTGCAAGGTGAAATATGGATTGTCCAAAAGGATGATGTTTACCTCCTCATCAAGGAACCAAAAAATCGATTTTTGAAAGGTATGTTCCATCTTCCCTATGGCTTTTTAGGTGAACTACCTAACAATGAATACAAACCTTCCGATTTTTTTCACTTTTTAGGATCTCTGAAAGGGCAAAGCCAAAACTTAGGAACCATTAAACATACTATCACACATCATAAATTAGAATATTCTGTTCCCCATTTGAAATTAAATCAGACAAAGGAATTGGAATCTTTTTTAAAAACATTAGATATCGATTTTAAATGGGTTAAACTGGATTCACTTGAAACCGAGTTCCCTTCCTCACTGGCAAAGAAAGTAAAAAAGATTTTGCTTTACTAA